The Aedes albopictus strain Foshan chromosome 1, AalbF5, whole genome shotgun sequence genomic interval GAAGAGGACATCGAACGGCTGGAAGCTGCGGTACGCTGCGATAGTGACATTCGAGCTCAATATGTGAGTTAGTCTTATACAACTTCATATTAGAATTTACTTTAGCAATTCCCAATTCAGGTCGAATATCTGAGCGTCACAAAACCGCTACGCCAGGGCGTCGGGCAGGTGTTCAACAAGTACTTCACCGACGAAGCCATGACCAACTACAACTGGCACGGTCTGGATAGGGCACAGTATCCACGAACGCCAAAGAAAGGCATGCAGAAGTATGATATATTCTACGGTTGTATGATTGGTAGGTTTGTAACTAGTGGCAGTACTAGAATCATGATGAACATTGGTTTTGATCTATTCCAGATGCATGGGAAAGTCACGGACTCGATAACGAAACACTTGTCGAGCAGATTAAGAAAGCAGTTTATCATATAAATCGACGTCGGTACACCAAAAAACAGTCCCTGAAAAAGAAGTACACAATTGTTGATGTACAAGAGTAGATATTATAttggatgatttttttatgaC includes:
- the LOC109406763 gene encoding uncharacterized protein LOC109406763, whose amino-acid sequence is MILMKLEMERLAQRINEGPLTIDGEDDLSKVRSLRKELKQLDEEYQMLNKAAGASNKPKVTGFMFPISREEDIERLEAAVRCDSDIRAQYVEYLSVTKPLRQGVGQVFNKYFTDEAMTNYNWHGLDRAQYPRTPKKGMQKYDIFYGCMIDAWESHGLDNETLVEQIKKAVYHINRRRYTKKQSLKKKYTIVDVQE